In the Streptomyces fradiae ATCC 10745 = DSM 40063 genome, one interval contains:
- a CDS encoding MarR family winged helix-turn-helix transcriptional regulator: METETAIPWLTDDEQCAWRTYLDVNRLLTYQLERDLQPFGLTYNDYEILVNLSESPERRMRMTDLAAATLQSKSRLSHQITRMENAGMVRRENCESDRRGLFAVLTDQGMETMRKVAPHHVESVRRHFIDQLAPEALSGLHGSLRPIAEHLRGLRGKP, encoded by the coding sequence ATGGAGACCGAGACGGCCATTCCGTGGCTCACCGATGACGAGCAGTGCGCCTGGCGCACCTATCTGGACGTCAATCGACTGCTGACCTACCAACTGGAGCGAGATCTCCAGCCGTTCGGCCTGACCTACAACGACTACGAGATCCTCGTGAACCTCTCGGAGTCACCGGAGCGGCGGATGCGCATGACCGACCTCGCCGCCGCCACGCTCCAGTCCAAGAGCCGGCTCTCGCACCAGATCACCCGGATGGAGAACGCCGGGATGGTCCGCCGCGAGAACTGCGAGTCGGACCGGCGCGGCCTGTTCGCCGTCCTCACCGACCAGGGCATGGAGACCATGCGCAAGGTGGCCCCGCACCACGTGGAGTCGGTGCGCAGGCACTTCATCGACCAGCTCGCCCCCGAGGCGCTGAGCGGGCTGCACGGCTCGCTGCGGCCCATCGCGGAGCACCTGCGCGGACTGCGCGGCAAGCCGTAG
- a CDS encoding ABC transporter ATP-binding protein → MIELEGLTKRFGTKTAVDQLSFTVRPGMVTGFLGPNGAGKSTTMRMMLGLDSPTSGTVRIDGRHYRELDEPLKHIGALLDAKAMHGGRTAHNNLLCLAQSNRIPEGRVDEVLDIVGLSAVARKKSKNFSMGMGQRLGIAAALLGDPRILMFDEPVNGLDPEGILWIRNLMKHLASEGRTIFVSSHLMSEMALTADHLVVIGQGRLLADTSMADFIHHNSRSYVRLRTPQQEQTRDVLRAAGLTAADGADGALEIDGATTEHVGELLGEHGIVLHELSAQRASLEDAFMRMTAGAVEYHAHEGAAPQWGADAKGA, encoded by the coding sequence ATGATCGAACTAGAGGGCCTGACCAAACGTTTCGGCACAAAGACGGCCGTAGACCAGCTCTCCTTCACGGTCCGTCCCGGAATGGTGACCGGGTTCCTCGGGCCGAACGGCGCGGGCAAGTCCACGACCATGCGCATGATGCTGGGCCTGGACTCCCCGACGAGCGGCACGGTCCGGATCGACGGCCGCCACTACCGCGAGCTGGACGAGCCGCTCAAGCACATCGGCGCCCTGCTGGACGCCAAGGCCATGCACGGCGGGCGGACCGCCCACAACAACCTGCTCTGCCTGGCGCAGTCGAACCGGATTCCGGAGGGGCGGGTCGACGAGGTGCTGGACATCGTCGGACTTTCGGCGGTGGCGCGCAAGAAATCGAAGAACTTTTCGATGGGTATGGGGCAGCGTCTCGGAATCGCCGCGGCACTCCTCGGCGACCCCCGCATTCTGATGTTCGACGAACCCGTCAACGGTCTGGACCCCGAGGGAATTCTCTGGATCCGCAATCTGATGAAGCACCTCGCTTCGGAAGGCCGGACGATCTTCGTTTCGAGTCATCTGATGAGCGAAATGGCGCTGACGGCGGACCACTTGGTCGTCATCGGGCAGGGACGCCTCCTCGCGGACACCTCCATGGCCGATTTCATCCACCACAACTCGCGCAGCTATGTGCGCCTGCGCACCCCGCAGCAGGAGCAGACCCGGGACGTCCTGCGGGCCGCCGGCCTGACGGCCGCGGACGGCGCGGACGGCGCCCTGGAGATCGACGGGGCCACGACGGAGCACGTCGGCGAACTGCTCGGCGAGCACGGGATCGTCCTCCACGAGCTGAGCGCCCAGCGCGCCTCGCTGGAGGACGCGTTCATGCGCATGACCGCGGGAGCGGTCGAGTACCACGCACACGAAGGCGCCGCTCCCCAGTGGGGCGCGGACGCGAAGGGGGCCTGA
- a CDS encoding AIM24 family protein, with the protein MPFREINSKMVEAVVAPGQRMFSQRGAMLAYRGNVTFTPNLAGGQGGVMAMLGRRAAGEAAPLMTVEGDGTVLFGHGGHHVQVIALAGDTLYVEADRLLAFDGTLEQGTMFMGSQGGVMGMVRGQVTGQGLFTTTLRGHGAVAVMAHGGVLELPIVPGRPVHVDPQAYVAHHGDVRNRLSTALGWRDMVGRGSGEAFQLELSGSGAVYVQASEEKL; encoded by the coding sequence ATGCCGTTCCGGGAGATCAACTCCAAGATGGTCGAGGCCGTGGTGGCGCCGGGGCAGCGGATGTTCAGCCAGCGCGGCGCGATGCTCGCGTACCGGGGGAACGTCACCTTCACGCCGAACCTCGCCGGAGGCCAGGGCGGCGTCATGGCGATGCTGGGCCGGCGCGCGGCGGGCGAGGCGGCGCCGCTGATGACGGTCGAGGGCGACGGCACGGTGCTGTTCGGGCACGGCGGCCACCACGTGCAGGTGATCGCGCTGGCCGGGGACACCCTGTACGTGGAGGCGGACCGGCTGCTGGCGTTCGACGGGACGCTGGAGCAGGGCACGATGTTCATGGGGTCGCAGGGCGGCGTGATGGGCATGGTGCGCGGCCAGGTGACGGGCCAGGGCCTGTTCACCACGACGCTCAGGGGCCACGGCGCGGTCGCGGTGATGGCGCACGGCGGGGTGCTGGAGCTGCCGATCGTGCCGGGGCGGCCGGTCCACGTGGACCCGCAGGCGTACGTCGCGCACCACGGCGACGTACGGAACAGGCTCTCCACCGCGCTGGGCTGGCGCGACATGGTGGGGCGCGGCTCGGGCGAGGCGTTCCAGCTGGAGCTGAGCGGCAGTGGTGCGGTGTACGTCCAGGCGTCGGAGGAGAAGCTGTGA
- a CDS encoding acetyl-CoA C-acetyltransferase, whose protein sequence is MSGTTGTTSVIVAGARTPMGRLLGSLKSFSGADLGGFAIKAALDRAGIGGDQVQYVIMGQVLQAGAGQIPARQAAVKAGIPMNVPALTINKVCLSGLDAIALADQLIRAGEFDVVVAGGQESMTNAPHLLPKSREGYKYGAIEMLDAMAHDGLTDPFDHVAMGASTERHNTRLGIGRAEQDEVSAWSHQRAAAAQKNGLFEAEITPVEIPQRKGDPVIFAKDEGIRPETTAETLGRLRPAFDKDGTITAGSSSQISDGAAAVVVMSKAKAEELGLEWIAEIGAHGNVAGPDNSLQSQPSNAILHALKKEGLGVEDLDLVEINEAFAAVTVQSVKDLGVSPEKVNVNGGAIALGHPIGMSGARIVLHLALELRRRGGGIGAAGLCGGGGQGDALIVRVPSASSK, encoded by the coding sequence ATGTCTGGAACGACCGGTACCACCTCCGTCATCGTGGCGGGCGCGCGTACGCCCATGGGCCGGCTGCTCGGCTCCCTCAAGTCCTTCTCCGGCGCGGACCTCGGCGGCTTCGCGATCAAGGCGGCGCTCGACCGGGCCGGCATCGGCGGCGACCAGGTGCAGTACGTGATCATGGGCCAGGTGCTCCAGGCGGGCGCCGGTCAGATCCCCGCCCGTCAGGCCGCCGTCAAGGCGGGCATCCCGATGAACGTCCCGGCGCTGACGATCAACAAGGTCTGCCTCTCCGGCCTCGACGCCATCGCCCTGGCCGACCAGCTCATCCGCGCCGGCGAGTTCGACGTGGTCGTGGCGGGCGGCCAGGAGTCCATGACCAACGCGCCGCACCTGCTGCCGAAGTCCCGCGAGGGCTACAAGTACGGTGCGATCGAGATGCTCGACGCGATGGCGCACGACGGCCTCACGGACCCGTTCGACCACGTCGCCATGGGCGCGTCCACCGAGCGGCACAACACCCGCCTGGGCATCGGCCGCGCCGAGCAGGACGAGGTCTCCGCCTGGTCGCACCAGCGCGCGGCGGCGGCCCAGAAGAACGGCCTCTTCGAGGCCGAGATCACCCCGGTCGAGATCCCGCAGCGCAAGGGCGACCCGGTGATCTTCGCCAAGGACGAGGGCATCCGCCCGGAGACGACCGCCGAGACGCTCGGCAGGCTCCGCCCGGCCTTCGACAAGGACGGCACCATCACGGCCGGCTCGTCCTCGCAGATCTCCGACGGCGCCGCCGCGGTCGTCGTGATGAGCAAGGCCAAGGCCGAGGAGCTCGGCCTGGAGTGGATCGCCGAGATCGGCGCGCACGGCAACGTCGCGGGACCGGACAACAGCCTCCAGTCCCAGCCGTCCAACGCGATCCTGCACGCCCTGAAGAAGGAGGGCCTCGGCGTCGAGGACCTCGACCTGGTCGAGATCAACGAGGCGTTCGCCGCCGTCACCGTGCAGTCCGTGAAGGACCTCGGGGTGTCCCCTGAAAAGGTGAACGTCAACGGTGGCGCGATCGCGCTGGGCCACCCCATCGGCATGTCCGGCGCCCGTATCGTGCTGCACCTGGCCCTGGAGCTCAGGCGGCGCGGCGGCGGCATCGGCGCGGCGGGCCTGTGCGGCGGCGGCGGCCAGGGCGACGCGCTGATCGTGCGCGTCCCGAGCGCTTCGTCGAAGTGA
- a CDS encoding AIM24 family protein — translation MSTSAVYDPSNLPGDDNVNPYTFCVDLKGSRWFLQKGKMIAYYGDIAFNGVGHGALDRLVRTSFHSPMHAGDWVVAEGSGKMLLADRAFDVNSYDLDEGNLTIRAGNLLAFEPSLALKQSIVPGFLTLIGTGKFVAASNGPVVFMEPPLRVDPQALVGWADCPSPCHHYDHGYMTGVLGGVRALTGIGGASGEEHQFEFVGAGTVLLQSSEALMAEHGTGTVPHQPGVPAGGAPPAGHGSGHGPAAGVPRLPGHLGDLQRRFGL, via the coding sequence GTGAGCACGTCCGCGGTGTACGACCCCTCGAACCTGCCGGGCGACGACAACGTCAACCCGTACACCTTCTGCGTGGACCTCAAGGGGTCGCGGTGGTTCCTGCAGAAGGGGAAGATGATCGCCTACTACGGGGACATCGCCTTCAACGGCGTGGGGCACGGGGCGCTGGACCGGCTGGTGCGGACCAGCTTCCACTCGCCGATGCACGCCGGCGACTGGGTGGTGGCGGAGGGCAGCGGCAAGATGCTGCTGGCCGACCGGGCCTTCGACGTGAACTCGTACGACCTGGACGAGGGGAACCTGACGATCCGGGCGGGGAACCTGCTGGCCTTCGAGCCGTCGCTGGCGCTGAAGCAGTCGATCGTGCCGGGGTTCCTGACGCTGATCGGGACGGGGAAGTTCGTGGCGGCGTCCAACGGGCCGGTCGTGTTCATGGAGCCGCCGCTGCGGGTGGACCCGCAGGCGCTGGTGGGCTGGGCCGACTGCCCGTCGCCGTGCCACCACTACGACCACGGGTACATGACGGGCGTGCTGGGCGGGGTGCGGGCGCTGACCGGGATCGGCGGGGCGTCGGGCGAGGAGCACCAGTTCGAGTTCGTGGGGGCGGGGACGGTGCTGCTCCAGTCGTCGGAGGCGCTGATGGCGGAGCACGGGACGGGAACCGTTCCGCACCAGCCGGGCGTCCCGGCCGGTGGTGCGCCGCCCGCGGGGCACGGTTCCGGCCACGGCCCGGCCGCGGGGGTACCGCGCCTTCCCGGCCACCTGGGCGACCTCCAGCGTCGCTTCGGGCTGTGA
- the scy gene encoding polarized growth protein Scy, with amino-acid sequence MRGYERQESHRADDDHLSRFEAEMDRLKTEREKAVQHAEDLGYQVEVLRAKLHEARRTIASRPAYDGADLGYQAEQMLRNAQMQAEQMRTDAERELREARAQTQRILQEHAEHQARLQAELHNEAVQRRQQLDQELAERRRTVEAHVNENVAWAEQLRARTEAQARRLMEESRAEAEQALAAARAEAARVAEEARRRLAAESEAARTEAEAILLRARKDAERLLDAASAQAQEATGHAERLRTATATEAEQSRRQAAELSRAAEQRMQEAEERLRLARAEADKVVAAATEDAAKRIATAESANEQRTRTAKAEIARLVGEATKEAEALRADAGQALADARAEAEQLLAEAAEKARTKAAEDSAAQLANAARAAEEMLGKASEEAQATTRKAAEEAERIRREAEAEADRLVGEAADSAEQLRGAAKDDTKEYRAKTVALQEEARRLRGEAETLRSEAVAEGERIRAEARRESVQQIEEAARTAEELLSKAKADADELRAAATADSERVRTEAIERATALRAQADEVLERTRAEAEQLRADADEQAESVRTAAEAAAEALREEAERGVEARRAEAAEELARLHEEARARLAAAEKALDEARAESERLRREAAEETERLRTEAAERRRALQEQAEQEAGRLRTEAAADASSSRAEAENAAVRLRAEAAAEAERLRTEAQETADRVRAEAQGAAERLTAEAAEELAAAQDEANRRRREAEETLGTARAEAERERDRARAQSEELLASARKRVEEAQAEAERLVEEADQRATELVSAAEQTAQQVRDSVAGLQEAAEEEVAGLRSAAEHAAERTRTEAQEEADRVRADAHEERERAAQDAARVRERAQEESEAAKSLAERAVKEALAEADRLKADSAEYAQRVRTEASDSLASAEQDAARTRAEARGDANRIRSEAAAQADRLVTEASAEAQKLVGDATAEAERLVGDATAEAERLTARAAEEADRLATEAVEVLDEARAEAARLGDEAREEAGRRRADAAEQADRLVTEASAEAEKLVGDATGEAEKLVREATGKAERLVGDATAEAERLRAEATGEAERLRAEAAETVGSAQQAAERVRKEAQARLKETEEAAERLRAEARAEADRVLDEAREAAAKRRADAAGQADELVAKAREEALRATADAESQADTMVGAARKEAERIVSEATVEGNALVEKARTDADELLVGARSDAGAIRERAEELRGRTEAEIEELHERARRESAEQVRVAGERADKLVQTAREQVAEAEAKAKKLLSDANSEASKVRIAAVKKAELLLKEANQKKADVSREAERVKAEAEAEAEALVTEARQELEVLVRRQKDIQGEISRVQAVLEALESFEAPVPAPGGRDGGKDGGVKAAAAAGTRTGGKSNAD; translated from the coding sequence GTGCGGGGCTACGAACGCCAGGAGAGCCACCGGGCTGACGACGACCACCTTTCGCGGTTCGAGGCCGAGATGGACCGGCTGAAGACCGAGCGGGAGAAGGCCGTCCAGCACGCCGAGGACCTCGGTTACCAGGTCGAGGTGTTGCGCGCCAAGCTCCACGAGGCCCGGCGCACCATCGCGTCCCGGCCCGCTTACGACGGTGCCGACCTCGGCTACCAGGCCGAGCAGATGCTGCGCAACGCCCAGATGCAGGCCGAGCAGATGCGCACCGACGCCGAGCGCGAGCTGCGCGAGGCCCGCGCCCAGACCCAGCGCATCCTCCAGGAGCACGCCGAGCACCAGGCCCGCCTCCAGGCCGAGTTGCACAACGAGGCCGTGCAGCGGCGCCAGCAGCTGGACCAGGAGCTCGCCGAGCGCCGCCGCACCGTCGAGGCCCACGTCAACGAGAACGTGGCCTGGGCCGAGCAGCTGCGCGCCCGTACGGAGGCCCAGGCGCGGCGCCTGATGGAGGAGTCGCGCGCCGAGGCCGAGCAGGCCCTGGCCGCCGCCCGCGCCGAGGCGGCCCGCGTCGCGGAGGAGGCCCGCCGGCGGCTGGCCGCCGAGTCCGAGGCGGCCCGCACCGAGGCCGAGGCGATCCTGCTGCGCGCCCGCAAGGACGCCGAGCGGCTCCTCGACGCCGCCTCCGCGCAGGCCCAGGAGGCCACCGGCCACGCGGAGCGGCTGCGCACGGCCACCGCCACCGAGGCCGAGCAGAGCCGGCGGCAGGCGGCGGAGCTGTCCCGGGCCGCCGAGCAGCGGATGCAGGAGGCCGAGGAGCGGCTGCGGCTGGCCCGCGCCGAGGCCGACAAGGTCGTCGCCGCCGCCACCGAGGACGCCGCCAAGCGGATCGCCACCGCCGAGTCCGCCAACGAGCAGCGCACCCGCACCGCCAAGGCGGAGATCGCCCGCCTGGTCGGCGAGGCCACCAAGGAGGCCGAGGCGCTCCGCGCGGACGCCGGGCAGGCCCTCGCCGACGCCCGCGCCGAGGCCGAGCAGCTCCTCGCGGAGGCCGCCGAGAAGGCCCGTACCAAGGCCGCCGAGGACTCCGCCGCACAGCTCGCCAACGCCGCCCGCGCCGCCGAGGAGATGCTCGGCAAGGCGTCCGAGGAGGCCCAGGCGACCACCCGCAAGGCGGCCGAGGAGGCCGAGCGGATCCGCCGCGAGGCCGAGGCGGAGGCGGACCGGCTGGTCGGCGAGGCCGCCGACTCCGCCGAGCAGCTGCGCGGCGCCGCGAAGGACGACACCAAGGAGTACCGCGCCAAGACCGTCGCGCTCCAGGAGGAGGCGCGGCGGCTGCGCGGGGAGGCCGAGACGCTCCGCTCCGAGGCCGTCGCGGAGGGCGAGCGCATCCGCGCCGAGGCGCGGCGCGAGTCGGTGCAGCAGATCGAGGAGGCGGCCAGGACCGCCGAGGAGCTGCTGAGCAAGGCGAAGGCGGACGCCGACGAGCTGCGCGCTGCGGCGACCGCCGACAGCGAGCGGGTCCGTACGGAGGCGATCGAGCGGGCCACCGCCCTGCGCGCCCAGGCCGACGAGGTCCTGGAGCGCACCCGCGCGGAGGCCGAGCAGCTGCGCGCCGACGCCGACGAGCAGGCCGAGTCGGTGCGCACGGCCGCGGAGGCCGCCGCGGAGGCGCTGCGCGAGGAGGCCGAGCGGGGCGTCGAGGCCCGCCGGGCCGAGGCCGCCGAGGAGCTGGCCCGGCTCCACGAGGAGGCCCGGGCCCGGCTCGCCGCGGCCGAGAAGGCCCTCGACGAGGCGCGCGCCGAGTCCGAGCGGCTGCGGCGGGAGGCCGCCGAGGAGACGGAGCGGCTGCGCACGGAGGCCGCCGAGCGGCGGCGCGCGCTCCAGGAGCAGGCCGAGCAGGAGGCGGGGCGGCTGCGCACCGAGGCCGCCGCCGACGCGTCGAGCTCGCGCGCGGAGGCGGAGAACGCGGCCGTACGGCTGCGCGCCGAGGCCGCCGCCGAGGCGGAGCGGCTGCGCACGGAGGCCCAGGAGACCGCCGACCGGGTGCGCGCCGAGGCGCAGGGTGCGGCCGAGCGGCTCACGGCGGAGGCCGCCGAGGAGCTGGCGGCGGCGCAGGACGAGGCGAACCGGCGCCGCCGGGAGGCCGAGGAGACGCTGGGCACCGCGCGCGCCGAGGCGGAGCGGGAGCGCGACCGGGCCCGCGCGCAGAGCGAGGAGCTGCTGGCGTCGGCCCGCAAGCGGGTCGAGGAGGCCCAGGCGGAGGCGGAGCGGCTGGTCGAGGAGGCGGACCAGCGCGCCACGGAGCTGGTCTCCGCCGCCGAGCAGACCGCGCAGCAGGTGCGGGACTCGGTGGCCGGGCTCCAGGAGGCCGCCGAGGAGGAGGTCGCCGGGCTGCGGTCGGCGGCCGAGCACGCGGCGGAGCGCACGCGCACCGAGGCGCAGGAGGAGGCGGACCGGGTCCGCGCCGACGCCCACGAGGAGCGGGAGCGGGCCGCGCAGGACGCGGCCCGGGTCCGCGAGCGCGCGCAGGAGGAGAGCGAGGCCGCCAAGTCGCTCGCCGAGCGGGCCGTCAAGGAGGCCCTGGCGGAGGCCGACCGGCTCAAGGCGGACAGCGCCGAGTACGCGCAGCGGGTGCGGACGGAGGCGTCGGACTCGCTGGCGTCGGCCGAGCAGGACGCGGCCCGTACGCGCGCGGAGGCCCGCGGCGACGCCAACCGCATCCGCTCCGAGGCGGCCGCGCAGGCGGACCGGCTCGTCACCGAGGCGTCCGCCGAGGCGCAGAAGCTGGTCGGCGACGCCACGGCCGAGGCCGAGCGGCTGGTCGGCGACGCGACGGCCGAGGCGGAGCGCCTGACGGCCCGTGCGGCGGAGGAGGCCGACCGGCTCGCGACCGAGGCGGTCGAGGTCCTCGACGAGGCGCGGGCGGAGGCGGCCCGGCTGGGCGACGAGGCGCGCGAGGAGGCCGGCAGGCGGCGCGCGGACGCGGCGGAGCAGGCCGACCGGCTCGTCACCGAGGCGTCCGCCGAGGCGGAGAAGCTGGTCGGCGACGCGACGGGCGAGGCGGAGAAGCTGGTCCGCGAGGCCACGGGCAAGGCCGAGCGGCTGGTCGGGGACGCGACGGCGGAGGCGGAGCGGCTGCGCGCCGAGGCGACCGGGGAGGCGGAGCGGCTGCGCGCCGAGGCCGCCGAGACGGTCGGTTCGGCGCAGCAGGCGGCCGAGCGGGTCCGCAAGGAGGCGCAGGCGCGCCTCAAGGAGACCGAGGAGGCCGCGGAGCGGCTGCGCGCGGAGGCCCGCGCGGAGGCGGACCGGGTGCTGGACGAAGCCCGCGAGGCCGCGGCGAAGCGCCGGGCGGACGCCGCCGGGCAGGCGGACGAGCTGGTGGCGAAGGCGCGGGAGGAGGCGCTGCGCGCCACCGCGGACGCCGAGTCGCAGGCGGACACGATGGTCGGCGCGGCCCGCAAGGAGGCCGAGCGGATCGTGTCCGAGGCGACCGTCGAGGGCAACGCCCTGGTGGAGAAGGCCCGGACGGACGCCGACGAGCTGCTGGTCGGCGCGCGCAGCGACGCCGGCGCCATAAGGGAGCGTGCGGAGGAGCTGCGCGGCCGTACCGAGGCGGAGATCGAGGAGCTGCACGAGCGGGCCCGCCGGGAGAGCGCCGAGCAGGTGAGGGTCGCCGGCGAGCGGGCCGACAAGCTGGTGCAGACGGCGCGGGAGCAGGTGGCCGAGGCGGAGGCGAAGGCCAAGAAGCTGCTGTCGGACGCCAACTCGGAGGCGAGCAAGGTCCGCATCGCCGCGGTGAAGAAGGCCGAGCTGCTGCTCAAGGAGGCCAACCAGAAGAAGGCCGACGTGTCCCGCGAGGCCGAGCGGGTCAAGGCCGAGGCGGAGGCGGAGGCCGAGGCCCTGGTGACGGAGGCCCGGCAGGAGCTGGAGGTGCTGGTGCGCCGTCAGAAGGACATCCAGGGGGAGATCTCCCGCGTCCAGGCGGTGCTGGAGGCGCTGGAGTCCTTCGAGGCGCCCGTGCCCGCGCCCGGCGGGAGGGACGGCGGCAAGGACGGCGGCGTCAAGGCGGCAGCGGCGGCCGGTACCCGTACGGGGGGCAAGTCAAACGCCGATTGA
- the mce gene encoding methylmalonyl-CoA epimerase, producing MLTRIDHIGIACFDLDKTVEFYRSTYGFEVFHTEVNEEQGVREAMLKINETSDGGASYLQLLEPTREDSTVAKWLAKNGEGVHHIAFGTADVDGDAADIRGKGVRVLYDEPRRGSMGSRITFLHPKDCHGVLTELVTSAEPSSAEH from the coding sequence ATGCTCACGAGAATCGACCACATCGGGATCGCCTGCTTCGACCTCGACAAGACCGTCGAGTTCTACCGCTCGACGTACGGCTTCGAGGTCTTCCACACCGAGGTCAACGAGGAGCAGGGGGTCCGCGAGGCCATGCTCAAGATCAACGAGACGTCCGACGGCGGCGCCTCCTACCTCCAGCTGCTGGAGCCGACCCGCGAGGACTCCACCGTCGCGAAGTGGCTGGCGAAGAACGGCGAGGGCGTCCACCACATCGCCTTCGGCACCGCGGACGTGGACGGCGACGCCGCGGACATCCGCGGCAAGGGCGTCCGCGTCCTCTACGACGAGCCCCGGCGCGGCTCCATGGGGTCGCGGATCACGTTCCTGCACCCCAAGGACTGCCACGGCGTGCTCACCGAACTGGTCACCTCGGCTGAGCCCTCCTCAGCCGAGCACTGA
- a CDS encoding cellulose-binding protein: MSDTSSPFGFELVRRGYDRGQVDDRITKLVADRDSALARITALEKRIEELHLETQNAQAQVSDAEPSYAGLGARVEKILRLAEEEAKDLREEARRAAEQHRELAESAAQQVRNDAEAYAADRKAKAEDEGVRIVEKAQSEAATLRAEAQKDAQSKREEADALFEETRAKAAQAAADFETNLAKRREQSERDLASRQAKAEKRLAEIEHRAEQLRLEAEKLRTDAERRARQTVETAQRQAEDIVADANAKADRIRSESERELAALTNRRDSINAQLTNVREMLATLTGAAVAAANVPDDDATGRGVPAQQSR, translated from the coding sequence ATGAGCGACACTTCCTCCCCCTTCGGCTTCGAGCTCGTGCGGCGTGGTTACGACCGCGGTCAGGTGGACGACCGCATTACCAAGCTCGTCGCCGACCGTGACAGTGCTCTGGCCCGGATCACTGCTCTGGAAAAGCGCATCGAGGAGCTGCACCTCGAGACGCAGAACGCCCAGGCCCAGGTGAGCGACGCCGAGCCGTCGTACGCCGGTCTCGGCGCCCGCGTCGAGAAGATCCTCCGCCTCGCCGAGGAGGAGGCCAAGGACCTGCGCGAGGAGGCCCGCCGCGCCGCGGAGCAGCACCGCGAGCTGGCCGAGTCGGCCGCGCAGCAGGTGCGCAACGACGCCGAGGCGTACGCGGCGGACCGCAAGGCGAAGGCCGAGGACGAGGGCGTCCGCATCGTCGAGAAGGCCCAGTCCGAGGCGGCCACGCTGCGCGCCGAGGCGCAGAAGGACGCCCAGTCCAAGCGCGAGGAGGCCGACGCGCTCTTCGAGGAGACCCGCGCCAAGGCCGCCCAGGCCGCCGCGGACTTCGAGACGAACCTCGCCAAGCGCCGCGAGCAGTCGGAGCGCGACCTGGCCTCGCGCCAGGCGAAGGCGGAGAAGCGGCTGGCGGAGATCGAGCACCGCGCCGAGCAGCTGCGCCTGGAGGCGGAGAAGCTGCGTACGGACGCGGAGCGCCGGGCCCGTCAGACGGTGGAGACGGCGCAGCGCCAGGCCGAGGACATCGTCGCCGACGCGAACGCCAAGGCCGACCGCATCCGCAGCGAATCGGAGCGCGAGCTGGCGGCGCTGACGAACCGTCGCGACTCGATCAACGCCCAGCTCACCAACGTCCGCGAGATGCTGGCCACGCTGACCGGCGCCGCGGTCGCCGCGGCGAACGTTCCGGACGACGACGCGACCGGCCGCGGCGTGCCGGCGCAGCAGTCCCGCTGA
- the meaB gene encoding methylmalonyl Co-A mutase-associated GTPase MeaB: MVDVPALVAQAREGRPRAVARLISLVEGASPQLREVMAALAPLTGNAYVVGLTGSPGVGKSTSTSALVSAYRRAGKRVGVLAVDPSSPFSGGALLGDRVRMSEHASDPGVYIRSMATRGHLGGLAWSAPQAIRVLDAAGCDVVLVETVGVGQSEVEIASQADTSVVLLAPGMGDGIQAAKAGILEIGDVYVVNKADRDGADATARELNHMLGLGEARAPGDWRPPIVKTVAARGEGVDEVVEALEKHRAWMEEHGVLAERRRARAAHEVETIAVTALRERIGDLRGDRRLDALAERITAGELDPYAAADELVAGLTGR, translated from the coding sequence ATGGTGGACGTCCCCGCACTGGTCGCCCAGGCACGGGAGGGCCGGCCGCGTGCCGTGGCCCGGCTGATCTCGCTCGTGGAGGGGGCGTCCCCGCAGCTCCGTGAGGTGATGGCGGCGCTGGCCCCGCTGACGGGCAACGCGTACGTCGTCGGTCTGACGGGCTCGCCCGGCGTCGGCAAGTCCACGTCGACGTCGGCGCTGGTCTCCGCGTACCGCAGGGCCGGCAAGCGGGTCGGCGTGCTGGCGGTGGACCCGTCGTCGCCGTTCTCCGGCGGCGCGCTGCTGGGCGACCGGGTGCGGATGTCCGAGCACGCCTCCGACCCCGGGGTGTACATCCGCTCCATGGCCACCCGCGGGCACCTGGGCGGGCTCGCCTGGTCGGCCCCGCAGGCGATCCGCGTCCTGGACGCGGCCGGCTGCGACGTGGTGCTGGTGGAGACCGTCGGCGTCGGCCAGTCCGAGGTGGAGATCGCCTCGCAGGCCGACACCTCCGTGGTGCTGCTGGCGCCCGGCATGGGCGACGGCATCCAGGCGGCGAAGGCCGGCATCCTGGAGATCGGCGACGTGTACGTGGTGAACAAGGCGGACCGGGACGGCGCCGACGCGACCGCCCGCGAGCTGAACCACATGCTCGGCCTCGGCGAGGCCCGCGCGCCGGGCGACTGGCGGCCGCCGATCGTCAAGACGGTCGCCGCGCGCGGAGAGGGCGTCGACGAGGTCGTGGAGGCCCTGGAGAAGCACCGCGCGTGGATGGAGGAGCACGGCGTCCTCGCGGAGCGCCGCCGGGCCCGCGCCGCCCACGAGGTGGAGACCATCGCCGTCACGGCGCTGCGGGAGCGGATCGGCGACCTGCGCGGGGACCGGCGCCTGGACGCGCTGGCCGAGCGGATCACGGCGGGCGAGCTGGACCCGTACGCCGCCGCCGACGAGCTGGTGGCGGGCCTGACGGGCCGCTGA